In one Oncorhynchus clarkii lewisi isolate Uvic-CL-2024 unplaced genomic scaffold, UVic_Ocla_1.0 unplaced_contig_8744_pilon_pilon, whole genome shotgun sequence genomic region, the following are encoded:
- the LOC139402532 gene encoding serine protease 23-like — translation MQTKRKWGEALRGSPSSMASFPSIPSPLPLLSLFLLLSIPPVAPIQPQWPQQRVPVVLPQVTEDRPAPHFQADARLDVASPCDPECHKKALPPSYWDLRSILSYETLHSNGRLTETAVGIYGYTARTQTTPALPSRRKRQIFGHDGRFSIVGQDFLLNYPFSAAVKLSTGCSGTLVGDRHVLTAAHCVHDGKNYVKGAQKLRVGFLKPKQRDSPNPASATNASNTHPSPPDKMKFQWIRAKRTHVPKGWIKGNGNDIGMDYDYALLELKKAHKRRHMKLGVSPPAKQLPGRRVQFSGYDNDRPGQLVYRFCRAGQETPDLLYQHCDAQPGASGSGIYARMWDRRRRRWERKVIGVFSGHQWVDRDGASQEFNVAVRVTPLKYAQICYWIKGNYVDCREG, via the coding sequence gTCTCCCTCCTCTATGGCCTCTTTTCCCTCCATCCcatccccccttcccctcctctccctcttcctcctcctctccatccctccagtgGCTCCTATCCAGCCCCAATGGCCCCAGCAACGCGTCCCTGTGGTCTTACCCCAGGTGACAGAGGACCGACCCGCCCCTCACTTCCAGGCTGACGCCCGATTGGACGTCGCCTCCCCATGTGACCCAGAATGTCACAAGAAGGCTCTTCCCCCCAGCTACTGGGACCTGCGTAGCATCCTGTCATACGAGACACTCCATAGCAACGGTCGCCTCACGGAAACCGCCGTGGGGATCTACGGGTACACTGCCCGCACCCAGACCACGCCGGCACTGCCTTCCCGACGCAAACGTCAGATCTTTGGCCATGACGGGCGTTTCAGCATTGTAGGGCAAGACTTCCTGTTGAACTACCCATTCTCTGCAGCGGTCAAGCTGTCCACCGGGTGTTCCGGAACACTGGTGGGCGACCGGCACGTTCTGACCGCCGCCCACTGCGTCCACGACGGGAAGAACTACGTGAAGGGGGCGCAAAAGCTCCGGGTGGGTTTCCTGAAGCCAAAGCAGCGTGACTCTCCCAATCCGGCCTCTGCCACCAATGCATCCAACACCCATCCATCACCCCCAGATAAGATGAAGTTCCAGTGGATTCGTGCCAAGCGCACCCACGTGCCCAAAGGCTGGATCAAGGGCAACGGCAACGACATCGGAATGGACTACGACTACGCCTTGTTAGAGCTCAAGAAGGCCCACAAACGACGCCACATGAAGCTGGGCGTCTCCCCGCCGGCGAAGCAGCTGCCCGGGCGCAGGGTCCAATTCTCCGGCTATGACAACGACCGGCCGGGCCAGCTGGTCTACCGGTTCTGCCGGGCTGGACAGGAGACGCCAGACCTGCTCTACCAGCACTGTGACGCCCAGCCCGGGGCCAGCGGCTCGGGGATCTACGCTCGTATGTGGGACCGGAGGAGGCGGCGCTGGGAGAGGAAGGTGATCGGGGTGTTCTCAGGGCACCAGTGGGTGGATCGAGACGGGGCGTCGCAAGAGTTTAACGTGGCGGTGAGGGTGACGCCTCTGAAATACGCCCAGATCTGCTACTGGATCAAAGGAAACTATGTAGACTGCCgagaaggatga